One Methylorubrum extorquens genomic window, GTCGCCCGGCGAAAGGTCGGCGTCCCGGCCTCGATGAACCGGTCGCTGTCGTCCGCCATCGCCGTCCCGTGTTGCTCACGCGTAACCCTCCCCCACCTGCGCCGCAGGTGGAGGAGGGTCAAGAGCCTCGATTAACGCGGTGCCGGGGGTTGTTGCCCCTCCGCCTGCTGCTGGAGCAGCGGGGTGATGCGGCGGACGGTGACGCGGCGGTTCTCGCGGTTGGCCTCCTGGGTGTTCACCTTGAGGTACTGCTCGCCGTAGCCCTGCGTGGTGAGGTTCTCCGGCGGCACTTGGAAGTTCTGCGTCAGCACCGCGGCGACCGACTGCGCCCGGCGATCGGAGAGCGAGAGGTTGTCGATGTCCGAGCCCACCGCATCGGTGTAGCCCTCGATCAGGAACACCTCCTGCGGGTTGTCCTTGATCGTCCGGTTGATCGCCTCGGCAATGGTTGAGAGGCGCTTGGCCTGATCGGGCGTGACGGTGAAGGAGCCGGTGTCGAAGGTGATCGTATTGATGTCCACCGACGGCATCCGCGCACGGAGTTGCGGGCTGTAGCGGACCTGATCGAGCGTGTAGCGTCGATCGAGCTTCTGCACCGGTGGGGCCGAGAGCGCCTCGTAGACGGCGCGGGGATCCGCCTGCTCGTAATCGACCACGTAGCGGTCGCGCGGGATGCGGATATCGGGCGGGGGCAGCTCCACCACGTCCTCGTAGATCGGCCGGGGTGCACCGCCATAGGCGTTGTTGATGATCACCACCTCGCGACCGTCGCGGTAGCGCCGGGAACGGCGCAGGAGCCGGCCGTCATCGTCCACGACGGTGATGATCTGGCCACCCGCCGGGCTGTCGACGTAGCTGTAGATTTCGCCGCCGCGCCGCTCGCTGCGATAGCCGCGGTCGCCGTAGATGGTGCGGAAGCGCTCGTTCTCGTCGTGGCGGATGAAGGTGGTGTCGCGATCGCGCACGATGATGCGACCGGGCTCCCGGTAATAGGTCCGGCCATCGACATCGTACTCGCGACGGTCCCGGCGGATCGTGTCGTAGTCGCGGCCGCGATAGTCGTCGTCGCGGAAGCCGCCGGGAACGTAGGCCGGCGTGCCGGGCACGTTGAAGCGTTCGCGACGATCGCCCCGGCGGTCATCGAAGCGGCTGTCGTCGCGGCGATCACCGTCACGGCGATCGTAGCGGTCGTCGCGCCGGTCACCGCGACGGTCGTCGTCGCGACGGTCATCGAAGCCGCGCGGATCCGGCCGACCGCCGGGCTGGCCGGGTTGGCGCAGGTCCGGCTGCGCGCCGGGCGCCGGCTGGCCGGGAACAGTCTGACCGGGCACGACAGCGCCGGGCTGAGCCGGGGCTGTGGCGTCGGGCGGCGTGCCGGGGGCTTGAACCGGGCGACCGGGAACACCGGGCTGCTGGTTCGGTGCCACCGGGCGGCCGGGGACGCCCGGCTGCTGATTCGGCGGTGTGCGACCGCCGGGCGCCTCCCGCGCACCGTCGGGCTGTGTCGCGGAAGGCGCGTTCGGCTGATCCGGACGGTTGGGCTGCTGCACATTCGGCGTCGCCGGACGGCCCGGAACACCCGGCCGCTGGTTTGGCGGGGTATTCAGCTGCGCCGGGTTCGGAGCCGATGGTGGTGTCGGCTGCTCCGGCCGGTCCGCATTGGGTGGCGTCGGAGCACTCGGAGCCCGGCGCTGGGTCGGGGCGCTGTCGGGGCGATCAGCCTCGCGACCGACAGGACGGCCCGGACGGTCCTGGCCATCACGGTCGGGCCGCTCCGGGCTCTCGCGCCGGGCCGGCGTCTCGCGTTCGGGCGCTTCGCGCCGTGCGGGTGCGTCGCGGTCCTGCGTGCGCTCGCGGGACGCGGGCGCAGCCGGCCGCTCCTCGGATCGATCAGGTCGCTGGGGCGGTGTCGCGCGCTCGGGCCGGTCCGGGCGCTCCTGACGATCAGGACGCTCTTGACGTTCTTGGCGATCAGGCCGGTCCTGGCGCTCGGGCCGCTCTTGACGCTCCTGCGCCGCCGGACGTTCGGGACGTGCCGGCCTCTCGGCAGGTTCGGGCCGCTCGCGGGCGGCGGGCGCTTGGCGCGGCTCGGGCCGCTCCGGGCGTTCGGGTCGGTCCGGCCTCTCCCTTGTAGGCTCCCTTGCTGGCGGGCCGCCGCGCTCGGCGCCGCCTCGCTCCGCCGGGCCGGGACCACCGGGTCCACCCGGTCCGCGTCCACCACCGCGTGGTCCCTCGCCGGCATCCTCGCGCTGCGCCAACTCGATCCGCCCGGCGTCGCCGAGAGACCGTGCCGCGGACAGATCGGACAGGACGAGTGCGGGCAGCATGGTGCCGGCAAGGAGCAGCGAGCGGGTCATCCGCATGAAGTCGGCCTCGTAAAACACAATCGGCGGTTCCGAACACGGTCGGGCCGAATTGGTTCCCGATCGCGCCGACGTCCGACGGCGACCGGCCGAGGCAGGCGCTTCGTGGGCGGCGCTTCGAACGACGAGGCCGGGCTTTGCACCCGACAGAGTGAATGTCAGGGAATGGGAGTCAGGGCCGGGGGTGGAAGCAGGCTCGGCACGATGACCCGAATGGCGCTACGGCTCTCGCCGGTCGAGCCGGTCTGCTCGGCGGCGTCCTTCGCGGCCGGAGCCAGGGCGCCCTCGCGGTTGGCGGCGTCGGCCGCGAGGCCCGCCGCGGTCCGGTCGGCTCGGCCGACCAGGGTCAGGCGGACCTTGGGCGCGCGCGAGAGCTTCTCCGCCGTCATCGGCGTGACGAAGATGTCGCCCTTGTGCCGCACCAACATGCTCTCGGCCTTCACGAGCGACTGTGCCCAGGTCTGGCCCTCCTGCTTGCAGGAGCAGTCGGCGGTGAAGCTCTTGCGGAACTTGAAGGCGGTCGGCAACGCCGTATAGGCGCGGCTGCCCTTGAGCGTGGCGGCGTACTTCAAGGCGTCGTCGCCGTGGGGCATCGAGTAGGCGACCGCTTCCGTGCCGGGGCAGAGCGCCTGGCACATTTCGTCGGCCCCGCCGCGACCGTCCGGCAGGTTGCCCATCGGGAAATAAGAGCCGTCGCAGGTCTTCACGCAGATCACCTGCGGACCGCCGCGGGCCGTCTGGCCGCCGCCGGGGCTCTCCTGGCCTTCGCCGGGAATCAGGCCGGTGCAGGCGCTCGACACGGCGGCGACCAACTGCCGACGGCGGGCGGCGACGACCTCGCCATCCCCACCGCCATAGGTGGCGTTGAGCGAACGGATCCGCGCTTCGACGGCACCGCATTGCGGGGGCCGCGTATCGAAGAACAGGAACTTGCCGCCCTCGCAGTTGAGGCTGCGATAGTAAGCCTCGAGACGTGCGACCTCGCTCTGGAGGGCCGACGCGGTCGAGGCGCTGGCGTTGAGGTTGGCAAGTTCCGTCCTGTAGCGCTGGCAGGCCCAGACATCCGGCGCGGCCGTAGCCGGCGAAGCTCCGGCAAGGGGAAGCGCGGCGAGCACGGCGCCGATCACGCGGCGAAACTGCGGTCCGATCATCGGCATGTGCGGATGCTGGGAATCTCGAGCAGGAGGTCGCGGGGGGAGGTCACGTGAGGATGCCGGGCCGCACGAAGCGGCACAAGCGATCACCGACATGTGTTAGAGCCCCTCGCCCTTTCGGGACAGAGACACCATGTCTTTGAGGCCAAGCTTTGAGGGGATTGCGTGGATGATGTGGCTCACGGGCACCAATGGGAGCGGCCGGCCGGTAGCAGCCTGCCTCGTCGCGGGCGTCGCAGCCCTCGTTGCCTCTTTCGCAGCATCCGCCCCGGCGCAGGCACAGGAGCCCGACCGGATCTTCGACAAGTCGACGGTCTGGCGGCCGCTGACACCCAACGACAAGCTCGTGGTCTACGGCATCGACGATCCGGCCGTGGCCGGCATCGCCTGCTGGTACACCCAACCCGAGAAGGGCGGCATCAAAGGGACGTTCGGGATGGCGGAAGATGTCTCGGACATCTCGCTCGCCTGCCGGCAGGTTGGCCCGGTCCAGTTCAAGGACAAGGTGAAACAGGGCGAGGTGGTGTTCAGCGAGCGCCGCTCGCTGATCTTCAAATCGATGCAGATCGTGCGGGGCTGTGACCTCAAACGCAACACCCTGATCTACATGGTCTATTCCGACAAGGTGGTTCAGGGCTCGCCCAAGAACTCCACTTCCGCCGTGCCGCTCGCTCCGTGGGGAACCGAGCCGCCGCCGAAATGCGCGGAGTTCGTGAAGTAGGGCGTCCGCCGAATCAATCCTGGCAGGTGATGCGCACCGGGCGCGGGGTGCTCTTCACCGGAGCGGCGTCGCCGATGGCACCGGTGTACTCGTCCTGCGCGGCGACACCGTAATCGGCCGCGCTGGCAAAGCCCTGCGACTCGCACCACGCGTTGGCAACGACCTGCCCGCACTCGCTCGGGCCGCCGCTGAGGCACTCGCCGACGCCGTAGCCGTCTTCGGCCGGAAGCAGGAACGTCTTCTCGACATGCTTGGGCGCAGGCTCACTGCCGGCGATGGCCGGGAGGGCGGCGGTGGCGAGGACGAAGAGGGCGGCGACCGTGCGGCGCATGGTGAAAACCTTGTGAACGGGTTCGTTCGAGTGCGGAGTGTTCGGACGGCGCGGTAAACAAATCCTTGCCGGTCCGCTTACGGTCGGTTGAGGGAGGGCAGATCCGCCGCCCCGCTCGAATTCATCACGGTTTTGCGGTAGCCCAACCCTGGCGCGGCGACCGTCGCGGCAGTGCAACAGCGGCGGCCGGCAGCTCCGGCGACACTGTGGCAGCGGTGCCGTTCGCTGCCATGGGACGGCCGGCGGAAGATGCTGGGCCGCAACGACAAACGACGAGGGCGGCACAGGCCGCAGGGGAGGCCGGGCGAGCCCGGCAGGAACGCAGTCGATGACGCCGATGTTGCGCCTCTACAACACGCTGACCCGCGAGAAGGCGGCCTTCGTTCCGATCGATCCGGCGAACGTGCGGATGTATGCCTGCGGGCCGACGGTCTACGACGCGGCGCATATCGGCAACGCGCGGCCGATCATCGTCTTCGACCTGCTGTTCCGGCTGCTGCGCCTCCTCTACGGGCCGGGCCACGTCACCTATGCCCGCAACGTCACGGACGTGGACGACAAGATCAACGCCCGCGCGCTGGAGCGCGGCATCACCATCCGCGAACTCACCGACGGAACGCTGGCGCAGTTCCATAAGGATGTCCGCGACCTCGGCGTGCTGATGGCCGACGACGTGAACCGCGCGGGCGAGCCGGCGCGCTTCATCGAGCCGCGGGCGACCGACCACATCGCCGAGATGCACCGGCTGATCGAGGGGCTGGTCGCAGCCGGCCACGCCTACGTAGCGGAAGGGCACGTCCTGTTCGACGTACCTTCCATGCCCGATTACGGCGCGCTCTCGAAGCGCCCGCTCGACGAGATGGAATCGGGCGCCCGCGTCGAGGTCGCGCCCTACAAGCGCTCGCCGCTCGACTTCGTGCTGTGGAAACCCTCGAAACCGGGCGAACCGGCCTGGCCCTCACCCTGCGGGATCGACGCGGCGGGCCGGCCCGGCTGGCACATCGAGTGCTCGGCCATGTCGTGGAAGCATCTGGGCGAAACCTTTGACATCCATGCCGGCGGCCTCGACCTGATCTTCCCTCACCACGAGAACGAGGTGGCGCAGTCGCGCTGCTGCTTCGGCACCGACGTGATGGCCAATGTCTGGCTCCACAACGGCTTCCTGCAGGTCGAGGGAGAGAAGATGTCGAAATCGCTCGGCAACTTCATCACCATCCGCCAGGTGCTGCAGGATTGGCCGGGCGAGGTCGTCCGCCTCAACATGCTCAAGACCCACTACCGCCAGCCGATCGACTGGACCCTGCGCGGCCTCGAGGAATCGAGCCGGATGCTGGACCGCTGGTACGAGGCGGCTGGCGAGGCAGCCCCCGACGCGGCGCCGCCCGAAGGCGTGATCGAGGCGCTTTGCGATGACCTGAACACGCCCGCGGCCCTCGGCGAACTGCATCGCCTTGCCGGCACCAGCCCCTCGGCGCTCAGGGCCGGCGCGGGATCGATGGGCTTCCTGACCGTGACCCAGGCGCAGCGCGAAGCGGAGCGGGTCGGCGCGGCCGGCATCGACGTCGCGCGGGTCGAGGTGCTGATCGCCGAGCGCAAGGCGGCCCGCACCGCGAAGGACTGGGCCGCCTCCGACCGGGTGCGCGACGCGCTCACCGCCATGGGCGTGAGCGTGAAGGACAACAAGGACGGCACCACCACCTGGACGGTAGCGGGCTGAGGGGCCGCCCGACCCTCGGGGATGGCCTCGCGGCGCGCACATCGCGTAGGCTCGGCGACCTGCTTCCGCGTTGATCGCACGGAAGCGAATCAGCCCTTCAGCCGCTGCAACCAACCGCCGCGATGGGCGTAGGAACGCCCGCTCAGGCGGCGCAACGCTTCGGTCGTCGGCACGATGGGGTGCTCGGCATAGACCTGCGCGATCTCGGCAGCCGTATTGGGCAGCCGCGAGAACTCCTCGACGATCGCGTCGTAGTTCGTCTTGAGCGTGCGCGAGGATGGATCGAGTCCCGTCACGATCACGAGGCCGGTGGGCGCGGCGTCCACGAGCATCACGTCGAGATCCGGCCGGTAGCGCTTCAGGATCGGCACGATCTTCCAGACGTCGCCGGTCCACCAGTCCGCGAACGGAGTGCCGCGCCCGCGGATGCCGGCCTGCATCGGGTCACGGTCGGCCATCGGCTCGGCCACCGGCAGGCAGTCGTGCATCACGATGATTGAATCCCGCCGGCAGATTGCTTCCGTGTTGAAGAAATCCCGCAGCAGGAATTCGAACAGGTGCATGCCGTCGAGAAAGGCGAGATCGATCGGGCCGCCGACGTGGCGGCGCAGGCTCAGGTTGGCGAAGAACACATCGCTCATCACCTGAAACAGCGAGACCCGGGCTTTGTTGGCCGCGATGTTGGTCTTGAGCTGGAACTCGGGATCGACGGCGATGCCGTGACGGCAGGCGATGCCCGAGAAGATGTCGCCGAAGGCAACGCCGACTTCCAGGTAGCGCTGGACGGCGGCATTGCGCGAGAGGCGGGCCAGCACCGTCCCGTAATGCTCGCCCTGGTGCTCGCCGGCGATGGTCTGTCCGGGCTCGATCGTGGCTGTCATCAGAAGCGCTTCTCGATCAGTTCGTCCGCCAGCGGCGCCGGCTCGACCCGGGCCAGAACCTCCCGCAGCGTTTCCACGACAAGGTCGGGATCCTCGCCGACGAGGTAGTTCAGGTCGAGTCCCTCACGGATGAAGCCGTGGGCGCGCATGTGGTCGATCAGTGTGATCAGCGGATCCCAAAAGCCGTTCACCGAGAGCAGCAGGATCGGCTTGCGGTGCTGGCCGAGCTGGGCCCAGGTGAGCTGTTCGACCAGTTCCTCCAGCGTGCCGATGCCGCCGGGCAGGGCGACGAAGGCGTCGGCGCGGTCGAACATCAGCCGCTTGCGAGTGTGCATGTCAGAGACGACGATCGTCTCTTGCACCGCGTCGAGCATGCGCTCGCGCGACTTCAGGAAGTCCGGGATGATGCCGGTGACGTGGCCGCCCGCGTCGAGCGTCGCACTCGCGACGGTGCCCATGAGGCCGACATTGCCGCCGCCATAGACGAGCTTGATCCCCTCATGGGCCAACGCGGTGCCGAGCCGCCGGGCGGCGTCGGCGAAGGCCGGATCGCCGCCGAAGCCGGATCCGCAATAGACGCAGACGGAGGTAAGATGCGCCATCACGCGTCTCCCCGGCCGCGACGGCGGGATAGAGCCGTGCCTTTATCCAAGCGACAGAATGCTGAGTTTGCCGAGGAAACGACGGCACGGCCGTGTTCGAGCTTTGGTGTTCTTCTCATGTTCGTTAATATGTCACCGGATTTAGACGGGTTGTCGACAATCGGCGGCACATCGTGCGCACCCGCGGCGGCCCGAAGCGTACAGGAGTAGGCGGCCATGACGGCTGAGGTACGGCGAAGCATCGTCCTCGCGGCTGCGGGCCTGCTCGGCGGCTTCGCCATGGTGGTCGCGTTGTTCGGGACCGGAGAGCTTCTCAAGCGCAACGCGGCGGTCAATCCTTCTGCCGAAACACCGGCCACGCCGGACAAGCCTTCGGCCGAAACGGAGACCGGCGACCGCGCGGGCCAGGCGCCCTCATCGGATTCCCCTCATGCCGCCCTCGGAGCCCTCTCGCAAGAGGGGATCGGGCAGGAAGAACCGAGTGCGGCCAATACACGGCCGCGCGCGGATGACGGTACGCCGACCTTCGACATCGTGCGCGTCGAGCCCGACGGAGCGAGCGTGATCGCCGGGCGCGCGGCACCGAACAGCCGTGTCGAATTAATGCGTGACGGAAAACCCTTCGCCACCGCTCAGGCCGACGCCGCCGGGCAATTCGCCCTGACGCCGCCGGACTTGCCGCCGGGCTCGAGCGAAATCGCCCTGCGCGCCAGCGGCCCCGACGGAAAGCCGCTGCCGGGGCGTGAGAGCGTGACCGTCGTCGTAGCCGAGACGCGCAACACCAAGCCGCTGATCGCCCTCACGGCCCCGGACGCGCCGACGCGGGTTCTGTCCCAACCCGACGCGCCGGAGGCTTCGGGCAAGCCGCCGGCCACCGTGGCCGCCGAAACGCCCGACCGGGCCGCGCCTGAGCCGAGAGCAGCCGACGGATCGCGGGGGGCCGGCAAGACGGCTGCAACGAGCCGGCAGGCAACCACGCAGAGTCGTGGGGCCGACGCACCGGCAGGCAAGGCGGCATCCGGGGCAGGTGCCCTCCGCATCGTCAGCGTCGATGCGCAGGAGGGCGGGCGCCTGCACGTCACCGGTCAGACGACGGCGTGGAGCAGCCTGCGCCTCTACCTCAACGACACC contains:
- a CDS encoding OmpA family protein, with translation MRMTRSLLLAGTMLPALVLSDLSAARSLGDAGRIELAQREDAGEGPRGGGRGPGGPGGPGPAERGGAERGGPPAREPTRERPDRPERPERPEPRQAPAARERPEPAERPARPERPAAQERQERPERQDRPDRQERQERPDRQERPDRPERATPPQRPDRSEERPAAPASRERTQDRDAPARREAPERETPARRESPERPDRDGQDRPGRPVGREADRPDSAPTQRRAPSAPTPPNADRPEQPTPPSAPNPAQLNTPPNQRPGVPGRPATPNVQQPNRPDQPNAPSATQPDGAREAPGGRTPPNQQPGVPGRPVAPNQQPGVPGRPVQAPGTPPDATAPAQPGAVVPGQTVPGQPAPGAQPDLRQPGQPGGRPDPRGFDDRRDDDRRGDRRDDRYDRRDGDRRDDSRFDDRRGDRRERFNVPGTPAYVPGGFRDDDYRGRDYDTIRRDRREYDVDGRTYYREPGRIIVRDRDTTFIRHDENERFRTIYGDRGYRSERRGGEIYSYVDSPAGGQIITVVDDDGRLLRRSRRYRDGREVVIINNAYGGAPRPIYEDVVELPPPDIRIPRDRYVVDYEQADPRAVYEALSAPPVQKLDRRYTLDQVRYSPQLRARMPSVDINTITFDTGSFTVTPDQAKRLSTIAEAINRTIKDNPQEVFLIEGYTDAVGSDIDNLSLSDRRAQSVAAVLTQNFQVPPENLTTQGYGEQYLKVNTQEANRENRRVTVRRITPLLQQQAEGQQPPAPR
- a CDS encoding DUF2865 domain-containing protein — translated: MPMIGPQFRRVIGAVLAALPLAGASPATAAPDVWACQRYRTELANLNASASTASALQSEVARLEAYYRSLNCEGGKFLFFDTRPPQCGAVEARIRSLNATYGGGDGEVVAARRRQLVAAVSSACTGLIPGEGQESPGGGQTARGGPQVICVKTCDGSYFPMGNLPDGRGGADEMCQALCPGTEAVAYSMPHGDDALKYAATLKGSRAYTALPTAFKFRKSFTADCSCKQEGQTWAQSLVKAESMLVRHKGDIFVTPMTAEKLSRAPKVRLTLVGRADRTAAGLAADAANREGALAPAAKDAAEQTGSTGESRSAIRVIVPSLLPPPALTPIP
- a CDS encoding CreA family protein, whose translation is MMWLTGTNGSGRPVAACLVAGVAALVASFAASAPAQAQEPDRIFDKSTVWRPLTPNDKLVVYGIDDPAVAGIACWYTQPEKGGIKGTFGMAEDVSDISLACRQVGPVQFKDKVKQGEVVFSERRSLIFKSMQIVRGCDLKRNTLIYMVYSDKVVQGSPKNSTSAVPLAPWGTEPPPKCAEFVK
- the cysS gene encoding cysteine--tRNA ligase, which gives rise to MTPMLRLYNTLTREKAAFVPIDPANVRMYACGPTVYDAAHIGNARPIIVFDLLFRLLRLLYGPGHVTYARNVTDVDDKINARALERGITIRELTDGTLAQFHKDVRDLGVLMADDVNRAGEPARFIEPRATDHIAEMHRLIEGLVAAGHAYVAEGHVLFDVPSMPDYGALSKRPLDEMESGARVEVAPYKRSPLDFVLWKPSKPGEPAWPSPCGIDAAGRPGWHIECSAMSWKHLGETFDIHAGGLDLIFPHHENEVAQSRCCFGTDVMANVWLHNGFLQVEGEKMSKSLGNFITIRQVLQDWPGEVVRLNMLKTHYRQPIDWTLRGLEESSRMLDRWYEAAGEAAPDAAPPEGVIEALCDDLNTPAALGELHRLAGTSPSALRAGAGSMGFLTVTQAQREAERVGAAGIDVARVEVLIAERKAARTAKDWAASDRVRDALTAMGVSVKDNKDGTTTWTVAG
- a CDS encoding class I SAM-dependent methyltransferase, whose product is MTATIEPGQTIAGEHQGEHYGTVLARLSRNAAVQRYLEVGVAFGDIFSGIACRHGIAVDPEFQLKTNIAANKARVSLFQVMSDVFFANLSLRRHVGGPIDLAFLDGMHLFEFLLRDFFNTEAICRRDSIIVMHDCLPVAEPMADRDPMQAGIRGRGTPFADWWTGDVWKIVPILKRYRPDLDVMLVDAAPTGLVIVTGLDPSSRTLKTNYDAIVEEFSRLPNTAAEIAQVYAEHPIVPTTEALRRLSGRSYAHRGGWLQRLKG
- a CDS encoding TIGR00730 family Rossman fold protein — encoded protein: MAHLTSVCVYCGSGFGGDPAFADAARRLGTALAHEGIKLVYGGGNVGLMGTVASATLDAGGHVTGIIPDFLKSRERMLDAVQETIVVSDMHTRKRLMFDRADAFVALPGGIGTLEELVEQLTWAQLGQHRKPILLLSVNGFWDPLITLIDHMRAHGFIREGLDLNYLVGEDPDLVVETLREVLARVEPAPLADELIEKRF
- a CDS encoding LysM peptidoglycan-binding domain-containing protein — translated: MTAEVRRSIVLAAAGLLGGFAMVVALFGTGELLKRNAAVNPSAETPATPDKPSAETETGDRAGQAPSSDSPHAALGALSQEGIGQEEPSAANTRPRADDGTPTFDIVRVEPDGASVIAGRAAPNSRVELMRDGKPFATAQADAAGQFALTPPDLPPGSSEIALRASGPDGKPLPGRESVTVVVAETRNTKPLIALTAPDAPTRVLSQPDAPEASGKPPATVAAETPDRAAPEPRAADGSRGAGKTAATSRQATTQSRGADAPAGKAASGAGALRIVSVDAQEGGRLHVTGQTTAWSSLRLYLNDTMVASGQSGADGRVAFTIGRGVKPGAYRIRVDSVDSGGGTVKARAEVAFAYPDNVPSTRYADNSPAEKKASTAAGKSAPTAEPAPNTQTAPGRARSASQTPATATDQPVAGGPAQPAPKLKAGEMGTAPSPTAPPSRASGAAGSEPERPAAAGTPSLAASTPAPAADGRALALSPPRPDGTGAGAVFVPEVATARITRGDSLWQISRRTYGRGNRYTVIYDANQDQIRDPNRIYPGQMFVLPKNESPTSTPSARSGSDRRT